In Phreatobacter aquaticus, a single genomic region encodes these proteins:
- a CDS encoding carboxymuconolactone decarboxylase family protein codes for MAAPDRLPPISPADYTPEQEEAAADFRRRRGVEPFGPYAPLMRSPKVMIDVEALGRRLRYGSCLPEDLKELAICQVARSYSQQFEWSVHAMEAEKAGVPKPLLAALADGRRPDDMTADEALIYDCVAELLSTKRWSDTTYARVVARHGEQGAVEIPTLIGIYSLLALVLNVGRTPADGAEGLARWPE; via the coding sequence ATGGCCGCCCCTGATCGCCTGCCGCCCATTTCGCCCGCGGACTACACGCCCGAGCAGGAAGAGGCCGCGGCCGACTTCCGCCGGCGCCGCGGCGTCGAGCCGTTCGGCCCCTATGCCCCGCTCATGCGGTCGCCCAAGGTGATGATCGATGTCGAGGCACTCGGACGACGCCTGCGCTACGGCTCGTGCCTGCCGGAAGACCTCAAGGAACTGGCGATCTGCCAGGTCGCTCGGTCCTATTCGCAGCAGTTCGAATGGTCCGTCCACGCCATGGAGGCAGAGAAGGCCGGCGTCCCGAAGCCTCTGCTAGCGGCCCTTGCCGATGGCCGCCGTCCCGACGACATGACCGCCGATGAGGCCCTCATCTACGATTGCGTGGCCGAGCTCCTGTCCACCAAGCGCTGGTCTGACACGACCTATGCGCGCGTCGTCGCCCGCCACGGCGAACAGGGCGCGGTCGAGATTCCGACCCTGATCGGCATCTATTCCCTGCTGGCCCTGGTGCTCAAT